The genomic interval CCGACGGGGCCGGCGAAACCCACCGGCGCCCCGATCGCCGCGGCGACCTTTTCATCACTGGCCAGCACCAGGAACTGAGCATCGAGGAAATTGCCGAGCTTGACCTCGTTGACCTCGCGGTCGCCTCGAATGGCGACGGCGCAGAAACCCTTGTCCGATTCGTAGATCAGAGTCTTGACCAGGCGGCTGGTGTCGACACCGAGAAACTCGGTGACCTCGTCGACGGTCTTCTTGCCCGGCGTCTCGACGACCTCGAGGTCGCCCTCGACCGCCGACGGTGCCTCCAGAGGGAGGGTCTCGGCCTTCTCGACGTTGGCGCCGTATCCGCAGTCAGGGCAGCGCACCACTTCGCTCTCGCCGGTGTCGGCCACCACCATGAACTCGTGCGAGTCGGAGCCACCGATGGCACCGGTGTCGGCCTCGACAACGGTGTAGTCGAGACCACAGGCCTCGAAGATGCGCGAGTATCCGTCGCGCAGTTGCTGATAGGTCTCGTCCAGGCTGTCGGCGGAGGCGTGGAACGAATAGGCGTCCTTCATCAGAAACTCGCGGCCCCGCATCAGGCCGAAGCGCGGTCGGATCTCATCGCGAAACTTGGTCTGGATCTGGTAGAGGCTGAGGGGCAGCTGGCGGTAGCTGCGCACATCGCGCCGAACCGTGTCGGTGATCACCTCTTCGTGGGTCGGCCCGAAGCAGAACTCGCGACCGTGGCGGTCATTCATGCGCAGCAGCTCCTTGCCGTAGCGCTGCCAGCGGCCGGACTCGCGCCACAGCTCCGCCGGCTGCACCGCCGGCATAGAGAGCTCGACAGCGCCGCAGGCGTCGAGCTCGCGACGCACGATGGTCATCAGCTTCGAGAAGCTGCGCCATCCGAAAGGCAGGTTGGTGTAAATGCCGGCGGCGACCTTCTTGATCATGCCGGCCCGCATCATCAGCCGATGGCTGACGACTTCCGCATCGG from Acidobacteriota bacterium carries:
- the proS gene encoding proline--tRNA ligase, with amino-acid sequence MRWSRYYLYTTREVPADAEVVSHRLMMRAGMIKKVAAGIYTNLPFGWRSFSKLMTIVRRELDACGAVELSMPAVQPAELWRESGRWQRYGKELLRMNDRHGREFCFGPTHEEVITDTVRRDVRSYRQLPLSLYQIQTKFRDEIRPRFGLMRGREFLMKDAYSFHASADSLDETYQQLRDGYSRIFEACGLDYTVVEADTGAIGGSDSHEFMVVADTGESEVVRCPDCGYGANVEKAETLPLEAPSAVEGDLEVVETPGKKTVDEVTEFLGVDTSRLVKTLIYESDKGFCAVAIRGDREVNEVKLGNFLDAQFLVLASDEKVAAAIGAPVGFAGPVG